In Terriglobales bacterium, the following are encoded in one genomic region:
- a CDS encoding 2-oxoacid:acceptor oxidoreductase family protein translates to MASTVAVPEKTQKQKTTVKYPGITSTVDGSGAVVWVDANIVQGACAYPITPSTPMGDGFATEYANGKTNLWGESIRFLEPESEHSSASACEGFALAGGRVSNFTSGQGLLLMKEVLYVISGKRLPVVFHIGARALTSHSLNVHCGHDDVYGVADVGWGMLFGRNAQEAADLALIARRAAEDTETPFMNIQDGFLTTHTLETIQLPEPELMKEFVGAPADRIKSFFDPNRPVLTGCVQNQDSYMKGKVAQRYFYDTVAPRLVGAMRDFSELTGREYDLIKPYRMEGAAYAIVGMGSMMETVEATVDHLRKHGKKVGCITVVSFRPFPGRELVEALRRCRAVAVVERADIPLAESNPLTAELKAAFADAQIDPAGARLERIPDVYSGVAGLGGRDVRPGHFVAVADAMERRDAKRFFVLGVKHADSLPIVVDPDVRPAGAFSLRGHSVGGFGSVTTNKVIASVASDLFGLYAQAFPKYGSEKKGLPTSYWLTLAPQPIRLHAEINTVEFVAIQDQNAFLSGDPLAGLVDGGVIYLQSQQPPEQVWPTLPASARSAIRARRLQLYALDAGKIARECSSRLDLQIRMQGIVLLGAFLRLTPFAEKAGLDDKKLFASLEKTLTKYFGKRGGQVVKDNMVAARRGFDEVTLIEPPAKDEAEQKKEDIVFKHFANPTAPCVANDFCDHVIGSYARGREADLEADEFLARSLMPPSSASRRSFRTLAPDIPELIAAKCVGCMECVNVCPDTAILGKVAEPKVLDEQLAKVREDVREQLRAGFVKTTKYFDIPEKKGEGGGLFSIFIDPDKCKGCGECVVACGKHEALKMVPKNGMAKYDLGMDLYHHLPETPARYLNEKALGDMMLAGRSLLFAGGAGSCMGCGEATAIRLMLAATGFVYGADNIGIVASTGCNSVYGSTYPFNPFSVPWTNSLFENSPADAMGIRLRWDQEGHSKRRLWCIGGDGAMYDIGFQSLSRLLASGMDVKVLVLDTQVYSNTGGQTSTSTFTGQDAKMAQFGSAQPGKREHRKELAQIGLMHGEVFVAQTTTAHQNHFYKSIMAANDFPGPALVVAYTTCQPEHGVPDDHSLIQSKLAVESRAFPLFTYDPRKGEKLSERLSLAGNPAMKEDWYVDPRTNQPVDFISFAKTEGRFSRHFDKEGKADEFLKYAQEDRLYNWHRLQELAGLR, encoded by the coding sequence TTGGCTAGCACGGTTGCAGTACCGGAAAAGACGCAAAAGCAGAAAACAACGGTGAAGTATCCCGGCATCACCTCCACCGTGGACGGCTCCGGGGCCGTCGTCTGGGTGGACGCCAACATCGTGCAAGGCGCCTGCGCCTATCCCATCACTCCCTCCACCCCCATGGGCGACGGCTTCGCCACCGAATACGCCAACGGCAAGACAAACCTCTGGGGCGAGTCCATCCGCTTCCTGGAGCCGGAGTCGGAGCACAGCTCGGCTTCGGCCTGCGAAGGCTTCGCGCTGGCCGGCGGGCGCGTCAGCAATTTCACCAGTGGCCAGGGACTGCTGCTGATGAAGGAAGTGCTGTATGTCATCAGCGGCAAGCGCCTGCCGGTGGTCTTCCATATCGGCGCCCGCGCCCTGACCTCGCACTCGCTCAACGTGCACTGCGGCCACGACGACGTGTACGGTGTCGCCGACGTCGGCTGGGGCATGCTCTTCGGCCGCAACGCCCAGGAAGCCGCCGACCTGGCCCTCATCGCCCGCCGCGCCGCCGAGGACACCGAGACCCCGTTCATGAACATCCAGGACGGTTTCCTCACCACCCACACCCTCGAGACCATCCAGCTCCCCGAGCCCGAGCTGATGAAGGAGTTCGTGGGCGCGCCCGCCGACCGCATCAAGTCCTTCTTCGATCCCAACCGCCCCGTCCTCACCGGCTGCGTCCAGAACCAGGATTCCTATATGAAGGGGAAGGTGGCGCAGAGGTATTTCTACGACACGGTGGCGCCGCGGCTGGTGGGCGCGATGCGCGACTTCAGCGAACTGACCGGCCGGGAATACGACCTCATCAAGCCCTACCGGATGGAGGGCGCCGCGTACGCCATCGTCGGCATGGGCAGCATGATGGAGACGGTCGAGGCCACGGTCGACCACCTGCGCAAGCATGGGAAGAAGGTCGGCTGCATCACGGTCGTGAGCTTCCGGCCGTTCCCCGGCCGCGAGCTGGTGGAAGCGCTGCGCCGCTGCCGCGCGGTGGCGGTGGTGGAGCGCGCCGACATCCCGCTGGCGGAATCGAATCCCCTGACCGCGGAGCTGAAGGCCGCTTTCGCCGACGCCCAGATCGATCCCGCGGGCGCGCGCCTGGAGCGCATCCCCGACGTGTACTCCGGCGTGGCCGGACTGGGCGGGCGCGATGTCCGTCCCGGACACTTCGTCGCCGTCGCCGACGCGATGGAGCGTCGCGACGCCAAGCGCTTCTTCGTGCTGGGCGTGAAGCATGCTGACTCGCTGCCCATCGTCGTCGATCCCGATGTGCGTCCCGCGGGCGCGTTCTCGCTGCGCGGACACTCGGTCGGCGGCTTCGGCTCGGTGACCACCAACAAAGTCATCGCCTCGGTGGCTTCCGACCTGTTCGGACTCTACGCCCAGGCCTTCCCCAAGTACGGCTCGGAGAAGAAAGGCCTGCCCACCAGCTACTGGCTGACGCTGGCGCCCCAGCCCATCCGGCTGCACGCCGAGATCAACACGGTGGAGTTCGTCGCCATCCAGGACCAGAACGCGTTCCTGTCGGGCGACCCCCTGGCCGGGCTGGTGGACGGCGGCGTCATCTACCTGCAGTCACAGCAGCCGCCCGAGCAGGTGTGGCCGACGCTGCCGGCGTCGGCGCGCAGCGCCATCCGTGCCCGGCGTCTCCAGCTGTATGCCCTCGACGCCGGCAAGATCGCGCGCGAGTGCTCCAGCCGCCTCGACCTGCAGATTCGCATGCAGGGCATCGTGCTGCTGGGCGCTTTCCTGCGCCTGACTCCATTTGCCGAAAAGGCGGGGCTCGATGACAAGAAGCTCTTCGCTTCGCTGGAGAAGACGCTCACCAAGTACTTCGGCAAGCGTGGCGGACAGGTGGTGAAGGACAACATGGTGGCGGCCCGGCGCGGTTTCGACGAGGTCACGCTCATCGAGCCGCCGGCGAAGGACGAAGCCGAGCAGAAGAAAGAAGACATCGTCTTCAAGCACTTCGCCAACCCGACGGCGCCCTGCGTGGCCAACGATTTCTGCGACCACGTGATCGGCAGCTACGCCCGCGGGCGCGAGGCCGACCTCGAGGCCGATGAATTCCTGGCCCGCTCGTTGATGCCTCCCTCCAGCGCGTCGCGGCGCAGCTTCCGCACCCTGGCGCCGGACATCCCGGAGCTGATTGCCGCCAAGTGCGTGGGTTGCATGGAATGCGTCAACGTCTGTCCCGACACCGCCATCCTGGGCAAGGTGGCTGAGCCCAAGGTGCTCGACGAGCAGCTGGCCAAGGTCCGCGAGGACGTGCGCGAGCAGCTGCGCGCCGGCTTCGTCAAGACGACGAAATATTTTGACATTCCCGAGAAGAAGGGCGAGGGCGGAGGCCTGTTCAGCATCTTCATCGATCCCGACAAGTGCAAGGGATGCGGCGAGTGCGTGGTGGCCTGCGGCAAGCACGAAGCCCTGAAGATGGTCCCCAAGAACGGCATGGCCAAGTACGACCTGGGCATGGACCTCTACCATCATCTGCCGGAGACGCCTGCGAGGTACCTCAACGAGAAGGCGCTGGGCGACATGATGCTGGCCGGCCGCTCCCTGCTGTTCGCGGGTGGCGCCGGCTCCTGCATGGGATGCGGTGAAGCCACCGCCATCCGCCTGATGCTGGCCGCCACCGGCTTCGTGTACGGGGCGGACAACATCGGCATCGTGGCCTCCACCGGCTGCAACTCGGTGTACGGCTCCACCTACCCGTTCAACCCGTTCTCGGTGCCGTGGACCAACTCGCTGTTCGAGAACTCGCCCGCCGACGCCATGGGCATCCGGCTGCGCTGGGACCAGGAAGGACACAGCAAGCGCCGGCTGTGGTGCATCGGCGGCGACGGCGCCATGTACGACATCGGCTTCCAGTCGCTGTCGCGCCTGCTGGCCTCGGGGATGGACGTCAAGGTGCTGGTGCTCGACACCCAGGTGTACAGCAACACCGGCGGCCAGACCTCGACCTCGACCTTCACCGGCCAGGACGCCAAGATGGCGCAGTTCGGCTCCGCCCAGCCGGGCAAGCGCGAGCACCGCAAGGAGCTGGCGCAGATCGGCCTGATGCACGGCGAGGTGTTCGTGGCCCAGACCACCACCGCGCACCAGAACCACTTCTACAAGAGCATCATGGCGGCCAACGACTTCCCCGGGCCAGCGCTGGTAGTGGCCTATACCACCTGCCAGCCCGAGCATGGCGTGCCCGACGACCATTCGCTCATCCAGTCGAAGCTGGCAGTCGAGAGCCGCGCCTTCCCCCTGTTCACCTACGATCCGCGGAAGGGCGAGAAGCTTTCCGAACGCCTCAGCCTGGCCGGCAATCCGGCGATGAAGGAAGACTGGTACGTCGATCCCCGGACCAACCAGCCGGTGGACTTCATCTCCTTCGCCAAGACCGAGGGCCGCTTCTCGCGGCACTTCGACAAGGAAGGGAAGGCGGACGAATTCCTGAAGTACGCGCAGGAAGATCGGCTGTACAACTGGCATCGCCTGCAGGAGCTGGCGGGGCTAAGGTAA
- a CDS encoding hemerythrin domain-containing protein — MATFPNTFRSDSARIHNEHQQLLMRLADLAVALEALGPNTLSVDPLGAGRLRRSLARLEEFLTAHFRREETTVLDAVVPVSPELAEFSRQMRLQHQGLAARVKEFAGAVARLEAGNHGQPPLRQVQQAGEELTHDLATHIALEEEQLDGFL, encoded by the coding sequence ATGGCGACATTTCCCAACACCTTTCGCAGCGACTCCGCCCGCATCCACAACGAGCACCAGCAGCTGCTGATGCGGCTCGCCGACCTGGCCGTCGCCCTCGAAGCTCTTGGCCCCAACACTCTGTCGGTCGATCCCCTGGGCGCCGGCCGGCTGCGCCGCAGCCTCGCCCGCCTGGAGGAGTTCCTGACCGCGCATTTCCGGCGCGAGGAGACCACGGTGCTGGACGCGGTCGTCCCCGTCAGTCCCGAGCTGGCCGAGTTCTCCCGCCAGATGCGCCTCCAACACCAGGGTCTTGCCGCGCGCGTGAAGGAGTTCGCCGGCGCGGTGGCGCGGCTGGAAGCCGGCAACCACGGCCAGCCCCCGCTGCGCCAGGTGCAGCAGGCGGGAGAAGAGCTGACCCACGACCTGGCCACCCACATCGCGCTGGAGGAAGAACAGCTGGACGGATTCTTATGA
- a CDS encoding Crp/Fnr family transcriptional regulator, with amino-acid sequence MNAIPARVHGGNHKPAAPYGLRVVDNCQTCANRQKTVFCRMPVDTLRELNMIRQTALYPPGALLFVEGESPRGLFVLCSGEAKLTASSKQGESIILRLAEAGEVLGLSSVIAGTSYTSTAETLTPAQIAFVPARKFLRFVRTHHDVSLRVAEHLSMELHKSWEQARLLALAPSTRAKLAQLLLEWADEHGKQDPTGIIVPFHMTHEEIGKIIGASRETVSRLLSDFRRRKLIRVKGSTAVVIPEELRAALN; translated from the coding sequence ATGAATGCGATCCCAGCCCGGGTGCACGGCGGCAATCACAAGCCGGCGGCCCCCTATGGCCTGCGGGTGGTGGACAATTGCCAGACCTGCGCCAACCGGCAGAAGACGGTGTTTTGCCGCATGCCGGTCGATACGTTGCGCGAATTGAACATGATCCGGCAGACGGCGCTGTATCCACCGGGGGCTCTGCTGTTCGTGGAGGGCGAGTCGCCCCGGGGATTATTCGTGCTATGCAGCGGCGAAGCCAAACTGACCGCCAGTTCCAAGCAGGGCGAGAGCATCATCCTGCGGCTGGCGGAGGCGGGAGAAGTGCTGGGACTTTCCAGCGTGATCGCGGGAACGTCCTATACGTCCACGGCGGAAACCCTGACCCCGGCGCAGATCGCCTTCGTGCCGGCGCGCAAGTTCCTGCGCTTCGTGCGCACCCACCACGACGTGTCGCTGCGGGTGGCGGAGCACCTGTCGATGGAGCTGCACAAGTCGTGGGAGCAGGCCCGGCTGCTGGCCCTGGCCCCGAGCACGCGGGCGAAATTGGCCCAGCTGCTGCTGGAGTGGGCCGACGAGCACGGGAAACAGGACCCCACGGGCATCATCGTCCCCTTCCACATGACGCACGAGGAGATCGGCAAGATCATCGGCGCCTCGCGCGAAACCGTCAGCCGGCTGCTCTCCGATTTCCGGCGGCGGAAACTGATCCGGGTGAAAGGCAGCACCGCGGTGGTGATCCCGGAGGAACTCCGAGCAGCATTGAACTAG
- a CDS encoding STAS domain-containing protein, producing MFWVTVHDFGELAIVRCSGRLLRGEATARLTSAMTFRTGKQVIVLDVADMVGIDAGGVGLLASIFRWALHNGIQLKLMEPPALVRKVLQLAGLDIAFEIFTCEDLAALFGFGRRTGAVDIEAGHVAGPSLARGADLPVG from the coding sequence ATGTTCTGGGTGACCGTCCACGATTTTGGGGAATTGGCGATTGTGCGCTGTTCGGGCCGGCTTCTACGCGGCGAGGCGACTGCCAGGCTCACAAGCGCCATGACGTTTCGGACCGGCAAGCAGGTCATTGTGCTTGATGTCGCCGACATGGTTGGCATCGATGCCGGCGGCGTGGGGCTTCTGGCATCCATCTTTAGGTGGGCCCTCCACAACGGCATCCAACTGAAGCTGATGGAGCCGCCCGCCCTGGTGCGCAAGGTGCTTCAACTCGCAGGATTGGATATCGCATTCGAGATCTTCACATGCGAGGACTTGGCGGCTCTATTCGGATTCGGCCGTCGAACGGGTGCAGTGGATATCGAAGCCGGGCACGTCGCCGGTCCGAGTCTTGCGCGCGGGGCCGATTTGCCGGTTGGATGA
- a CDS encoding tetratricopeptide repeat protein: MDNKSWTAREAYLLAMVTLFVGLIAGYLFHGSSTPSTTTAAAPQVGGMPPAAPDTLQSPEQLRVLVQPMLDAARANPSDPGPLVQIGNTYYDHKFYAEAITYYQKALALKPNDVNVRTDLGTALWYTGSAKEAVAEFEKSLKVDPNHAQTLFNMGVVKLNGLNDKKGAIAAWQHLLDANPNYPDRQKVQEMLQKAKGQG, translated from the coding sequence ATGGACAATAAGTCGTGGACGGCCCGAGAGGCTTATCTGCTGGCCATGGTCACGCTGTTCGTGGGCCTGATCGCCGGCTACCTGTTCCACGGCAGTTCTACGCCTTCGACAACCACGGCGGCGGCGCCGCAGGTCGGGGGCATGCCGCCCGCTGCCCCGGACACGCTGCAATCACCTGAACAATTGAGAGTGCTGGTGCAGCCGATGCTGGACGCGGCCCGCGCCAACCCCAGCGATCCCGGGCCTCTGGTGCAGATCGGCAACACCTATTACGACCACAAGTTCTACGCCGAGGCCATCACCTACTACCAGAAGGCGCTGGCGCTGAAGCCCAACGACGTCAACGTGCGTACCGACCTGGGCACGGCCCTGTGGTACACGGGCTCGGCCAAGGAAGCGGTGGCGGAATTCGAGAAATCGCTCAAGGTCGATCCCAACCACGCGCAAACCCTGTTCAACATGGGCGTGGTGAAGCTGAACGGGCTGAACGACAAGAAGGGCGCCATCGCCGCCTGGCAGCACCTGCTGGATGCGAATCCCAACTATCCGGACCGGCAGAAGGTGCAGGAGATGCTGCAGAAGGCGAAGGGGCAAGGCTGA
- a CDS encoding hemerythrin domain-containing protein codes for MSETASIQQLLDDHKYSETRFAELEGLLQEFKLDHSWTAERVRTFEAFAQYFRGELIVHMRKEDEILYPALEEFLPRDVGPLMVLRTEHDDIVSNFSRMEKAHQLMLQGNLRPEVVQKFLFFGATLLQILRDHAYKEERILFPMVARFLKPDLDARIAGDMETLARCIRENVEAGRA; via the coding sequence ATGAGCGAGACCGCATCCATCCAGCAGCTCCTCGACGACCATAAGTACTCGGAGACGCGCTTCGCCGAGCTGGAGGGCCTGCTGCAGGAGTTCAAGCTCGACCATTCCTGGACGGCCGAGCGGGTGCGCACCTTCGAAGCTTTCGCCCAGTACTTCCGGGGCGAGCTGATCGTGCACATGCGCAAGGAGGACGAGATCCTCTATCCTGCGCTGGAGGAGTTCCTGCCCCGCGACGTGGGCCCGCTGATGGTGCTGCGCACCGAGCACGACGACATCGTCTCCAACTTCAGCCGCATGGAAAAAGCGCACCAGCTCATGCTGCAGGGCAATCTCCGCCCCGAGGTGGTGCAGAAGTTCCTGTTCTTCGGCGCCACCCTGCTGCAGATCCTCCGCGACCACGCCTACAAGGAAGAGCGGATCCTGTTCCCCATGGTGGCGCGCTTCCTCAAGCCCGACCTGGATGCGCGCATCGCCGGCGACATGGAGACGCTGGCCCGCTGCATCCGGGAGAACGTCGAAGCCGGCCGGGCGTAA